Proteins from a genomic interval of Syngnathus typhle isolate RoL2023-S1 ecotype Sweden linkage group LG15, RoL_Styp_1.0, whole genome shotgun sequence:
- the znf346 gene encoding zinc finger protein 346 isoform X1, which produces MTSPGACVVMGFKTVAGGAQVMMAVAMETDHFPYLPSGPDQVNRMIKEHSNLFTDNLCSICNAVLISESQKLAHYQSKKHGNKVRRYLSIQNEKEPESKKFKSPSSVSCHGDNGELDPMKTCDMCKMTFTSSVMAQSHYQGKIHAKTLKLKSANPHTSVAQQAPPAPSKKKPAEVTPPTGNGGQDGDKDPDRFCSICQAPFNNAQMAQQHYSGKKHKKHLAKQDLMKLYGQPATPASAAKGLPCTLCNIELNSVDQYQSHISGAKHKNQLKKIGLSPSDSQQGLAQQNKPSDRGHSSAGGGGGGNQPGNGSFCFGTSSKRAASGEEQDFMTEDNLFETEDNFFGTGGDIFSTTDDQFNVDDS; this is translated from the exons ATGACGTCACCCGGCGCATGCGTAGTTATGGGATTCAAAACTGTTGCAGGAGGCGCCCAAGTTATGATGGCCGTCGCGATGGAGACTGACCACTTCCCTTACTTACCTTCGGGGCCGGACCAAG TCAATCGGATGATCAAGGAGCACAGCAACCTGTTCACAGATAACCTGTGCAGCATCTGCAATGCCGTCCTCATCTCCGAGTCGCAGAAGCTGGCTCACTATCAG AGTAAAAAACACGGCAACAAGGTGCGACGTTACCTTTCCATCCAAAACGAGAAAGAGCCAGAGTCGAAAAAGTTCAAGTCTCCATCTTCTGTCAGC TGCCACGGCGACAACGGCGAGTTGGACCCGATGAAGACCTGCGACATGTGCAAGATGACCTTCACTTCGTCCGTGATGGCGCAGTCGCATTACCAGGGCAAAATCCACGCCAAGACCCTGAAACTGAAATCGGCGAACCCTCACACTT CAGTAGCCCAACAAGCCCCACCAGCTCCATCCAAGAAGAAACCGGCGGAGGTTACTCCCCCAACTGGTAACGGCGGCCAGGATGGCGACAAAGACCCCGACCGCTTCTGCTCCATCTGCCAGGCGCCCTTCAACAACGCGCAGATGGCCCAGCAGCACTACTCGGGCAAGAAGCACAAGAAGCACCTGGCCAAGCAGGACCTTATGAAGCTCTACGGCCAGCCTGCCACACCGG CGTCCGCAGCCAAGGGCCTGCCGTGCACACTCTGCAACATTGAGCTCAACTCGGTGGATCAGTACCAGTCTCACATCAGCGGCGCCAAACACAAGAACCA ATTGAAAAAAATTGGCCTGAGCCCGTCTGACAGCCAGCAGGGGCTTGCTCAGCAAAACAAGCCCAGCGACCGAGGCCACTCGtcggccggcggcggcggcggcggcaaccaGCCCGGCAACGGCTCCTTCTGCTTTGGTACGTCGAGCAAGCGGGCAGCGTCCGGGGAGGAGCAGGATTTTATGACGGAAGACAACCTTTTTGAGACAGAAGACAACTTCTTTGGGACAGGAGGTGACATTTTCTCCACCACGGATGACCAGTTTAATGTCGACGACAGCTAG
- the znf346 gene encoding zinc finger protein 346 isoform X2 — MTSPGACVVMGFKTVAGGAQVMMAVAMETDHFPYLPSGPDQVNRMIKEHSNLFTDNLCSICNAVLISESQKLAHYQSKKHGNKVRRYLSIQNEKEPESKKFKSPSSVSCHGDNGELDPMKTCDMCKMTFTSSVMAQSHYQGKIHAKTLKLKSANPHTLAQQAPPAPSKKKPAEVTPPTGNGGQDGDKDPDRFCSICQAPFNNAQMAQQHYSGKKHKKHLAKQDLMKLYGQPATPASAAKGLPCTLCNIELNSVDQYQSHISGAKHKNQLKKIGLSPSDSQQGLAQQNKPSDRGHSSAGGGGGGNQPGNGSFCFGTSSKRAASGEEQDFMTEDNLFETEDNFFGTGGDIFSTTDDQFNVDDS; from the exons ATGACGTCACCCGGCGCATGCGTAGTTATGGGATTCAAAACTGTTGCAGGAGGCGCCCAAGTTATGATGGCCGTCGCGATGGAGACTGACCACTTCCCTTACTTACCTTCGGGGCCGGACCAAG TCAATCGGATGATCAAGGAGCACAGCAACCTGTTCACAGATAACCTGTGCAGCATCTGCAATGCCGTCCTCATCTCCGAGTCGCAGAAGCTGGCTCACTATCAG AGTAAAAAACACGGCAACAAGGTGCGACGTTACCTTTCCATCCAAAACGAGAAAGAGCCAGAGTCGAAAAAGTTCAAGTCTCCATCTTCTGTCAGC TGCCACGGCGACAACGGCGAGTTGGACCCGATGAAGACCTGCGACATGTGCAAGATGACCTTCACTTCGTCCGTGATGGCGCAGTCGCATTACCAGGGCAAAATCCACGCCAAGACCCTGAAACTGAAATCGGCGAACCCTCACACTT TAGCCCAACAAGCCCCACCAGCTCCATCCAAGAAGAAACCGGCGGAGGTTACTCCCCCAACTGGTAACGGCGGCCAGGATGGCGACAAAGACCCCGACCGCTTCTGCTCCATCTGCCAGGCGCCCTTCAACAACGCGCAGATGGCCCAGCAGCACTACTCGGGCAAGAAGCACAAGAAGCACCTGGCCAAGCAGGACCTTATGAAGCTCTACGGCCAGCCTGCCACACCGG CGTCCGCAGCCAAGGGCCTGCCGTGCACACTCTGCAACATTGAGCTCAACTCGGTGGATCAGTACCAGTCTCACATCAGCGGCGCCAAACACAAGAACCA ATTGAAAAAAATTGGCCTGAGCCCGTCTGACAGCCAGCAGGGGCTTGCTCAGCAAAACAAGCCCAGCGACCGAGGCCACTCGtcggccggcggcggcggcggcggcaaccaGCCCGGCAACGGCTCCTTCTGCTTTGGTACGTCGAGCAAGCGGGCAGCGTCCGGGGAGGAGCAGGATTTTATGACGGAAGACAACCTTTTTGAGACAGAAGACAACTTCTTTGGGACAGGAGGTGACATTTTCTCCACCACGGATGACCAGTTTAATGTCGACGACAGCTAG